One genomic region from Prunus persica cultivar Lovell chromosome G3, Prunus_persica_NCBIv2, whole genome shotgun sequence encodes:
- the LOC18784003 gene encoding calcium-transporting ATPase 9, plasma membrane-type isoform X1 encodes MAASRGSSSSTNGLLPASLSGRNHPDMEAGARVGLETEFDDDAAAANDVPSTTDPFDIANTKNAPPETLKRWRQAALVLNASRRFRYTMDLKKEEEKENRRRMIRSHAQVIRAALLFRLAGEREHGLGTTVAPPTSSGDYGIALEQLVSLTRENNFNALQQYGGAKGISALLKTNLEKGVDEDEMDVERRKNVFGSNTYPRKKGRSFLGFLWEAWQDLTLIILIIAAVVSLVLGIKTEGLAEGWYDGSSIFFAVFLVIVVTAISDYRQSLQFQNLNAEKENIQLEVMRGGRIVKISIFDIVVGDVIPLRIGDQVPADGILITGHSLAIDESSMTGESKIVHKDQKTPFLMSGCKVADGVGTMLVTGVGINTEWGLLMASISEDNGEETPLQVRLNGVATFIGIVGLSVAVLVLAVLWGRYFTGNSRDADGTVQFIAGQTSTGKAIDGAVKVFTIAVTIVVVAVPEGLPLAVTLTLAYSMKKMMADKALVRRLSACETMGSATTICSDKTGTLTLNQMTVVEAYVGKKKINLPDDSSQLHPQVSTLLSEGIAQNTTGNVFEPKQGGEVEISGSPTEKAILSWAVKLGMKFDFIRSESTVLHVFPFNSEKKRGGVALKQTDSKVHIHWKGAAEIVLASCTEYLDSNGCSQNINEDKEFFKAAIDDMAASSLRCVAIAYRSYELDKVPTEEEHLSQWALPEDNLVLLGIIGIKDPCRPGVKDAVRLCTEAGVKVRMVTGDNLQTAKAIALECGILLSLEDATEPNIIEGKTFRALSEKEREQVAKIITVMGRSSPNDKLLLVQALRKGGDVVAVTGDGTNDAPALHEADIGLSMGIQGTEVAKESSDIIILDDNFASVVKVVRWGRSVYANIQKFIQFQLTVNVAALVINVVAAISSGRVPLNAVQLLWVNLIMDTLGALALATEPPTDNLMHRTPVGRREPLITNIMWRNLLIQAMYQVAVLLVLNFLGTSILGLQNETQKQATSVKNTIIFNAFVFCQIFNEFNARKPEEINIFSGVTKNYLFMGIIGITLVLQILIIMFLGKFTKTVRLSWQQWLICLGIAIVSWPLAVIGKLIPVSKTPLGEYFSRPIKRCRNSRNS; translated from the exons ATGGCCGCGTCCCGTGGTTCGTCGTCTTCTACGAACGGCTTGTTGCCGGCCTCGTTGTCAGGGAGGAACCACCCAGACATGGAGGCAGGGGCACGCGTCGGCCTCGAGACTGAGTTCGACGACGACGCCGCCGCAGCAAACGACGTGCCGTCCACCACCGATCCCTTCGACATTGCCAACACCAAGAACGCGCCTCCCGAGACGCTCAAGAGATGGAGG CAAGCGGCACTCGTGCTAAATGCTTCCCGACGATTCCGGTACACCATGGACttaaagaaagaggaagaaaaagaaaataggagGAGGATGATTAGATCCCATGCACAAGTCATAAga GCAGCACTGCTATTCAGATTGGCTGGAGAAAGGGAGCACG GGTTAGGCACAACAGTTGCACCCCCAACTTCAAGTGGTGATTATGGAATTGCACTAGAACAACTTGTTTCATTGACCAGGGAGAACAATTTTAACGCTCTACAGCAATATGGAGGG GCTAAAGGCATATCAGCATTGCTAAAAACAAACTTGGAGAAGGGAGTTGATGAGGACGAGATGGAtgtagaaagaagaaagaatgtTTTTGGATCCAATACATATCCTCGGAAAAAAGGGCGGAGTTTCTTG GGGTTTCTTTGGGAAGCTTGGCAAGACTTAACTCTAATAATCTTGATCATAGCTGCAGTGGTGTCATTGGTTCTTGGAATAAAAACTGAG GGTCTTGCTGAAGGATGGTATGATGGATCAAGCATTTTCTTTGCTGTTTTCCTTGTTATAGTTGTTACAG CTATTAGTGATTATCGGCAATCTCTTcagtttcaaaatttaaatgcggaaaaggaaaatatacaACTGGAG GTCATGAGAGGTGGTAGAATAGTAAAGATTTCGATATTTGATATTGTGGTTGGTGATGTTATACCTCTCAGAATAGGCGATCAG GTCCCTGCTGATGGAATCTTAATAACTGGTCATTCTCTTGCCATTGATGAATCTAGCATGACTGGTGAAAGCAAGATT GTTCACAAGGATCAGAAGACACCTTTCTTAATGTCAGGTTGCAAAGTGGCTGATGGAGTGGGTACTATGCTG GTAACTGGTGTTGGAATCAACACTGAATGGGGATTGTTGATGGCAAGTATCTCAGAGGATAACGGCGAAGAAACTCCTTTACag GTGCGCTTGAATGGAGTTGCAACTTTTATTGGCATAGTTGGGCTTTCAGTAGCTGTTTTGGTGCTTGCTGTCCTGTGGGGCAG atACTTCACTGGAAATTCAAGAGATGCAGATGGAACCGTCCAATTTATAGCTGGCCAGACTAGCACTGGCAAAGCTATAGATGGAGCAGTAAAAGTGTTTACCATTGCC GTCACCATTGTGGTTGTTGCAGTTCCTGAAGGGCTACCTTTGGCTGTTACCCTGAC GCTAGCATACTcgatgaagaaaatgatggCAGATAAGGCATTG GTGCGTAGACTGTCAGCCTGTGAAACTATGGGCTCAGCAACAACAATATGTAGTGATAAAACTGGGACATTGACTTTGAACCAG ATGACTGTGGTTGAAGCATATGTtgggaaaaagaagataaatctGCCAGACGATTCCTCACAGTTGCATCCACAAGTTTCCACTCTGCTAAGTGAGGGCATTGCACAAAATACCACTGGCAACGTATTTGAGCCAAAG cagGGTGGTGAAGTAGAGATTTCTGGGTCTCCTACAGAAAAGGCTATACTTTCATGGGCAGTCAAG TTGGGGATGAAGTTTGATTTTATCAGATCAGAGTCTACAGTTCTTCATGTTTTCCCTTTCAACTCAGAGAAAAAGCGAGGTGGTGTTGCACTAAAACAG ACTGACTCTAAAGTTCATATACATTGGAAAGGGGCAGCAGAGATAGTTTTAGCCTCGTGTACGGAGTATCTTGACTCAAACGGTTGCTCGCAGAATATTAACGAAGATAAG GAATTTTTCAAGGCAGCTATTGATGACATGGCAGCAAGCAGTTTGCGATGTGTTGCCATTGCATACAGATCATATGAATTGGACAAAGTTCCAACTGAGGAAGAGCATTTAAGTCAATGGGCTTTACCAGAAGATAACCTTGTTTTGCTTGGTATTATTGGTATAAAG GATCCTTGTCGTCCTGGTGTTAAAGATGCAGTGAGACTATGCACAGAAGCTGGTGTTAAG GTACGGATGGTCACTGGAGACAATCTTCAGACAGCAAAAGCAATCGCATTAGAGTGTGGAATACTACTTTCACTCGAAGATGCTACTGAGCCTAATATCATTGAAGGAAAAACATTCCGTGCATTAtctgaaaaagaaagggaacaAGTTGCCAAGATAATAACA GTAATGGGCAGATCTTCCCCTAATGACAAGTTGTTGCTTGTGCAAGCATTACGTAAGGGTGGTGATGTTGTCGCAGTAACAGGAGATGGCACTAATGATGCTCCCGCACTtcatgag gCAGATATTGGTCTTTCTATGGGCATTCAAGGAACTGAAGTTGCAAAAGAAAGTTCTGATATCATTATTTTGGATGATAACTTTGCTTCTGTTGTAAAG GTTGTTCGCTGGGGACGTTCTGTGTATGCAAATATTCAGAAATTTATCCAATTCCAACTTACTGTTAATGTTGCAGCTCTTGTAATTAATGTTGTGGCAGCGATATCCTCTGGTCGTGTCCCATTAAATGCTGTACAG CTTCTGTGGGTTAACTTGATCATGGATACTCTAGGAGCACTTGCATTGGCTACTGAGCCACCTACAGACAACCTTATGCATAGAACACCAGTTGGCCGAAG GGAACCTCTTATAACGAACATCATGTGGAGGAACTTACTCATTCAG GCTATGTATCAAGTTGCTGTCCTCCTTGTCCTCAACTTTCTGGGAACTAGCATTCTTGGTCTGCAAAATGAGACCCAGAAGCAGGCCACTAGTGTGAAGAATACTATCATATTTAATGCATTTGTCTTCTGCCAA ATTTTTAACGAGTTCAATGCTCGAAAGCCTGAGGAAATAAATATCTTCAGTGGAGTGACTAAGAACTACCTCTTTATGGGAATAATAGGAATTACATTAGTACTTCAG ATACTGATCATTATGTTCCTCGGAAAGTTTACAAAAACAGTGAGACTATCATGGCAGCAATGGCTTATATGCTTGGGTATTGCCATTGTCAG TTGGCCTCTTGCTGTTATTGGAAAACTAATTCCGGTCTCGAAGACACCATTGGGCGAGTACTTCAGTCGGCCAATTAAGCGATGCAGAAATTCTCGTAACTCCTAA
- the LOC18784003 gene encoding calcium-transporting ATPase 9, plasma membrane-type isoform X3, with product MDVERRKNVFGSNTYPRKKGRSFLGFLWEAWQDLTLIILIIAAVVSLVLGIKTEGLAEGWYDGSSIFFAVFLVIVVTAISDYRQSLQFQNLNAEKENIQLEVMRGGRIVKISIFDIVVGDVIPLRIGDQVPADGILITGHSLAIDESSMTGESKIVHKDQKTPFLMSGCKVADGVGTMLVTGVGINTEWGLLMASISEDNGEETPLQVRLNGVATFIGIVGLSVAVLVLAVLWGRYFTGNSRDADGTVQFIAGQTSTGKAIDGAVKVFTIAVTIVVVAVPEGLPLAVTLTLAYSMKKMMADKALVRRLSACETMGSATTICSDKTGTLTLNQMTVVEAYVGKKKINLPDDSSQLHPQVSTLLSEGIAQNTTGNVFEPKQGGEVEISGSPTEKAILSWAVKLGMKFDFIRSESTVLHVFPFNSEKKRGGVALKQTDSKVHIHWKGAAEIVLASCTEYLDSNGCSQNINEDKEFFKAAIDDMAASSLRCVAIAYRSYELDKVPTEEEHLSQWALPEDNLVLLGIIGIKDPCRPGVKDAVRLCTEAGVKVRMVTGDNLQTAKAIALECGILLSLEDATEPNIIEGKTFRALSEKEREQVAKIITVMGRSSPNDKLLLVQALRKGGDVVAVTGDGTNDAPALHEADIGLSMGIQGTEVAKESSDIIILDDNFASVVKVVRWGRSVYANIQKFIQFQLTVNVAALVINVVAAISSGRVPLNAVQLLWVNLIMDTLGALALATEPPTDNLMHRTPVGRREPLITNIMWRNLLIQAMYQVAVLLVLNFLGTSILGLQNETQKQATSVKNTIIFNAFVFCQIFNEFNARKPEEINIFSGVTKNYLFMGIIGITLVLQILIIMFLGKFTKTVRLSWQQWLICLGIAIVSWPLAVIGKLIPVSKTPLGEYFSRPIKRCRNSRNS from the exons ATGGAtgtagaaagaagaaagaatgtTTTTGGATCCAATACATATCCTCGGAAAAAAGGGCGGAGTTTCTTG GGGTTTCTTTGGGAAGCTTGGCAAGACTTAACTCTAATAATCTTGATCATAGCTGCAGTGGTGTCATTGGTTCTTGGAATAAAAACTGAG GGTCTTGCTGAAGGATGGTATGATGGATCAAGCATTTTCTTTGCTGTTTTCCTTGTTATAGTTGTTACAG CTATTAGTGATTATCGGCAATCTCTTcagtttcaaaatttaaatgcggaaaaggaaaatatacaACTGGAG GTCATGAGAGGTGGTAGAATAGTAAAGATTTCGATATTTGATATTGTGGTTGGTGATGTTATACCTCTCAGAATAGGCGATCAG GTCCCTGCTGATGGAATCTTAATAACTGGTCATTCTCTTGCCATTGATGAATCTAGCATGACTGGTGAAAGCAAGATT GTTCACAAGGATCAGAAGACACCTTTCTTAATGTCAGGTTGCAAAGTGGCTGATGGAGTGGGTACTATGCTG GTAACTGGTGTTGGAATCAACACTGAATGGGGATTGTTGATGGCAAGTATCTCAGAGGATAACGGCGAAGAAACTCCTTTACag GTGCGCTTGAATGGAGTTGCAACTTTTATTGGCATAGTTGGGCTTTCAGTAGCTGTTTTGGTGCTTGCTGTCCTGTGGGGCAG atACTTCACTGGAAATTCAAGAGATGCAGATGGAACCGTCCAATTTATAGCTGGCCAGACTAGCACTGGCAAAGCTATAGATGGAGCAGTAAAAGTGTTTACCATTGCC GTCACCATTGTGGTTGTTGCAGTTCCTGAAGGGCTACCTTTGGCTGTTACCCTGAC GCTAGCATACTcgatgaagaaaatgatggCAGATAAGGCATTG GTGCGTAGACTGTCAGCCTGTGAAACTATGGGCTCAGCAACAACAATATGTAGTGATAAAACTGGGACATTGACTTTGAACCAG ATGACTGTGGTTGAAGCATATGTtgggaaaaagaagataaatctGCCAGACGATTCCTCACAGTTGCATCCACAAGTTTCCACTCTGCTAAGTGAGGGCATTGCACAAAATACCACTGGCAACGTATTTGAGCCAAAG cagGGTGGTGAAGTAGAGATTTCTGGGTCTCCTACAGAAAAGGCTATACTTTCATGGGCAGTCAAG TTGGGGATGAAGTTTGATTTTATCAGATCAGAGTCTACAGTTCTTCATGTTTTCCCTTTCAACTCAGAGAAAAAGCGAGGTGGTGTTGCACTAAAACAG ACTGACTCTAAAGTTCATATACATTGGAAAGGGGCAGCAGAGATAGTTTTAGCCTCGTGTACGGAGTATCTTGACTCAAACGGTTGCTCGCAGAATATTAACGAAGATAAG GAATTTTTCAAGGCAGCTATTGATGACATGGCAGCAAGCAGTTTGCGATGTGTTGCCATTGCATACAGATCATATGAATTGGACAAAGTTCCAACTGAGGAAGAGCATTTAAGTCAATGGGCTTTACCAGAAGATAACCTTGTTTTGCTTGGTATTATTGGTATAAAG GATCCTTGTCGTCCTGGTGTTAAAGATGCAGTGAGACTATGCACAGAAGCTGGTGTTAAG GTACGGATGGTCACTGGAGACAATCTTCAGACAGCAAAAGCAATCGCATTAGAGTGTGGAATACTACTTTCACTCGAAGATGCTACTGAGCCTAATATCATTGAAGGAAAAACATTCCGTGCATTAtctgaaaaagaaagggaacaAGTTGCCAAGATAATAACA GTAATGGGCAGATCTTCCCCTAATGACAAGTTGTTGCTTGTGCAAGCATTACGTAAGGGTGGTGATGTTGTCGCAGTAACAGGAGATGGCACTAATGATGCTCCCGCACTtcatgag gCAGATATTGGTCTTTCTATGGGCATTCAAGGAACTGAAGTTGCAAAAGAAAGTTCTGATATCATTATTTTGGATGATAACTTTGCTTCTGTTGTAAAG GTTGTTCGCTGGGGACGTTCTGTGTATGCAAATATTCAGAAATTTATCCAATTCCAACTTACTGTTAATGTTGCAGCTCTTGTAATTAATGTTGTGGCAGCGATATCCTCTGGTCGTGTCCCATTAAATGCTGTACAG CTTCTGTGGGTTAACTTGATCATGGATACTCTAGGAGCACTTGCATTGGCTACTGAGCCACCTACAGACAACCTTATGCATAGAACACCAGTTGGCCGAAG GGAACCTCTTATAACGAACATCATGTGGAGGAACTTACTCATTCAG GCTATGTATCAAGTTGCTGTCCTCCTTGTCCTCAACTTTCTGGGAACTAGCATTCTTGGTCTGCAAAATGAGACCCAGAAGCAGGCCACTAGTGTGAAGAATACTATCATATTTAATGCATTTGTCTTCTGCCAA ATTTTTAACGAGTTCAATGCTCGAAAGCCTGAGGAAATAAATATCTTCAGTGGAGTGACTAAGAACTACCTCTTTATGGGAATAATAGGAATTACATTAGTACTTCAG ATACTGATCATTATGTTCCTCGGAAAGTTTACAAAAACAGTGAGACTATCATGGCAGCAATGGCTTATATGCTTGGGTATTGCCATTGTCAG TTGGCCTCTTGCTGTTATTGGAAAACTAATTCCGGTCTCGAAGACACCATTGGGCGAGTACTTCAGTCGGCCAATTAAGCGATGCAGAAATTCTCGTAACTCCTAA
- the LOC18784003 gene encoding calcium-transporting ATPase 9, plasma membrane-type isoform X2 yields MAASRGSSSSTNGLLPASLSGRNHPDMEAGARVGLETEFDDDAAAANDVPSTTDPFDIANTKNAPPETLKRWRQAALVLNASRRFRYTMDLKKEEEKENRRRMIRSHAQVIRAALLFRLAGEREHGLGTTVAPPTSSGDYGIALEQLVSLTRENNFNALQQYGGAKGISALLKTNLEKGVDEDEMDVERRKNVFGSNTYPRKKGRSFLGFLWEAWQDLTLIILIIAAVVSLVLGIKTEGLAEGWYDGSSIFFAVFLVIVVTAISDYRQSLQFQNLNAEKENIQLEVMRGGRIVKISIFDIVVGDVIPLRIGDQVPADGILITGHSLAIDESSMTGESKIVHKDQKTPFLMSGCKVADGVGTMLVTGVGINTEWGLLMASISEDNGEETPLQVRLNGVATFIGIVGLSVAVLVLAVLWGRYFTGNSRDADGTVQFIAGQTSTGKAIDGAVKVFTIAVTIVVVAVPEGLPLAVTLTLAYSMKKMMADKALVRRLSACETMGSATTICSDKTGTLTLNQMTVVEAYVGKKKINLPDDSSQLHPQVSTLLSEGIAQNTTGNVFEPKGGEVEISGSPTEKAILSWAVKLGMKFDFIRSESTVLHVFPFNSEKKRGGVALKQTDSKVHIHWKGAAEIVLASCTEYLDSNGCSQNINEDKEFFKAAIDDMAASSLRCVAIAYRSYELDKVPTEEEHLSQWALPEDNLVLLGIIGIKDPCRPGVKDAVRLCTEAGVKVRMVTGDNLQTAKAIALECGILLSLEDATEPNIIEGKTFRALSEKEREQVAKIITVMGRSSPNDKLLLVQALRKGGDVVAVTGDGTNDAPALHEADIGLSMGIQGTEVAKESSDIIILDDNFASVVKVVRWGRSVYANIQKFIQFQLTVNVAALVINVVAAISSGRVPLNAVQLLWVNLIMDTLGALALATEPPTDNLMHRTPVGRREPLITNIMWRNLLIQAMYQVAVLLVLNFLGTSILGLQNETQKQATSVKNTIIFNAFVFCQIFNEFNARKPEEINIFSGVTKNYLFMGIIGITLVLQILIIMFLGKFTKTVRLSWQQWLICLGIAIVSWPLAVIGKLIPVSKTPLGEYFSRPIKRCRNSRNS; encoded by the exons ATGGCCGCGTCCCGTGGTTCGTCGTCTTCTACGAACGGCTTGTTGCCGGCCTCGTTGTCAGGGAGGAACCACCCAGACATGGAGGCAGGGGCACGCGTCGGCCTCGAGACTGAGTTCGACGACGACGCCGCCGCAGCAAACGACGTGCCGTCCACCACCGATCCCTTCGACATTGCCAACACCAAGAACGCGCCTCCCGAGACGCTCAAGAGATGGAGG CAAGCGGCACTCGTGCTAAATGCTTCCCGACGATTCCGGTACACCATGGACttaaagaaagaggaagaaaaagaaaataggagGAGGATGATTAGATCCCATGCACAAGTCATAAga GCAGCACTGCTATTCAGATTGGCTGGAGAAAGGGAGCACG GGTTAGGCACAACAGTTGCACCCCCAACTTCAAGTGGTGATTATGGAATTGCACTAGAACAACTTGTTTCATTGACCAGGGAGAACAATTTTAACGCTCTACAGCAATATGGAGGG GCTAAAGGCATATCAGCATTGCTAAAAACAAACTTGGAGAAGGGAGTTGATGAGGACGAGATGGAtgtagaaagaagaaagaatgtTTTTGGATCCAATACATATCCTCGGAAAAAAGGGCGGAGTTTCTTG GGGTTTCTTTGGGAAGCTTGGCAAGACTTAACTCTAATAATCTTGATCATAGCTGCAGTGGTGTCATTGGTTCTTGGAATAAAAACTGAG GGTCTTGCTGAAGGATGGTATGATGGATCAAGCATTTTCTTTGCTGTTTTCCTTGTTATAGTTGTTACAG CTATTAGTGATTATCGGCAATCTCTTcagtttcaaaatttaaatgcggaaaaggaaaatatacaACTGGAG GTCATGAGAGGTGGTAGAATAGTAAAGATTTCGATATTTGATATTGTGGTTGGTGATGTTATACCTCTCAGAATAGGCGATCAG GTCCCTGCTGATGGAATCTTAATAACTGGTCATTCTCTTGCCATTGATGAATCTAGCATGACTGGTGAAAGCAAGATT GTTCACAAGGATCAGAAGACACCTTTCTTAATGTCAGGTTGCAAAGTGGCTGATGGAGTGGGTACTATGCTG GTAACTGGTGTTGGAATCAACACTGAATGGGGATTGTTGATGGCAAGTATCTCAGAGGATAACGGCGAAGAAACTCCTTTACag GTGCGCTTGAATGGAGTTGCAACTTTTATTGGCATAGTTGGGCTTTCAGTAGCTGTTTTGGTGCTTGCTGTCCTGTGGGGCAG atACTTCACTGGAAATTCAAGAGATGCAGATGGAACCGTCCAATTTATAGCTGGCCAGACTAGCACTGGCAAAGCTATAGATGGAGCAGTAAAAGTGTTTACCATTGCC GTCACCATTGTGGTTGTTGCAGTTCCTGAAGGGCTACCTTTGGCTGTTACCCTGAC GCTAGCATACTcgatgaagaaaatgatggCAGATAAGGCATTG GTGCGTAGACTGTCAGCCTGTGAAACTATGGGCTCAGCAACAACAATATGTAGTGATAAAACTGGGACATTGACTTTGAACCAG ATGACTGTGGTTGAAGCATATGTtgggaaaaagaagataaatctGCCAGACGATTCCTCACAGTTGCATCCACAAGTTTCCACTCTGCTAAGTGAGGGCATTGCACAAAATACCACTGGCAACGTATTTGAGCCAAAG GGTGGTGAAGTAGAGATTTCTGGGTCTCCTACAGAAAAGGCTATACTTTCATGGGCAGTCAAG TTGGGGATGAAGTTTGATTTTATCAGATCAGAGTCTACAGTTCTTCATGTTTTCCCTTTCAACTCAGAGAAAAAGCGAGGTGGTGTTGCACTAAAACAG ACTGACTCTAAAGTTCATATACATTGGAAAGGGGCAGCAGAGATAGTTTTAGCCTCGTGTACGGAGTATCTTGACTCAAACGGTTGCTCGCAGAATATTAACGAAGATAAG GAATTTTTCAAGGCAGCTATTGATGACATGGCAGCAAGCAGTTTGCGATGTGTTGCCATTGCATACAGATCATATGAATTGGACAAAGTTCCAACTGAGGAAGAGCATTTAAGTCAATGGGCTTTACCAGAAGATAACCTTGTTTTGCTTGGTATTATTGGTATAAAG GATCCTTGTCGTCCTGGTGTTAAAGATGCAGTGAGACTATGCACAGAAGCTGGTGTTAAG GTACGGATGGTCACTGGAGACAATCTTCAGACAGCAAAAGCAATCGCATTAGAGTGTGGAATACTACTTTCACTCGAAGATGCTACTGAGCCTAATATCATTGAAGGAAAAACATTCCGTGCATTAtctgaaaaagaaagggaacaAGTTGCCAAGATAATAACA GTAATGGGCAGATCTTCCCCTAATGACAAGTTGTTGCTTGTGCAAGCATTACGTAAGGGTGGTGATGTTGTCGCAGTAACAGGAGATGGCACTAATGATGCTCCCGCACTtcatgag gCAGATATTGGTCTTTCTATGGGCATTCAAGGAACTGAAGTTGCAAAAGAAAGTTCTGATATCATTATTTTGGATGATAACTTTGCTTCTGTTGTAAAG GTTGTTCGCTGGGGACGTTCTGTGTATGCAAATATTCAGAAATTTATCCAATTCCAACTTACTGTTAATGTTGCAGCTCTTGTAATTAATGTTGTGGCAGCGATATCCTCTGGTCGTGTCCCATTAAATGCTGTACAG CTTCTGTGGGTTAACTTGATCATGGATACTCTAGGAGCACTTGCATTGGCTACTGAGCCACCTACAGACAACCTTATGCATAGAACACCAGTTGGCCGAAG GGAACCTCTTATAACGAACATCATGTGGAGGAACTTACTCATTCAG GCTATGTATCAAGTTGCTGTCCTCCTTGTCCTCAACTTTCTGGGAACTAGCATTCTTGGTCTGCAAAATGAGACCCAGAAGCAGGCCACTAGTGTGAAGAATACTATCATATTTAATGCATTTGTCTTCTGCCAA ATTTTTAACGAGTTCAATGCTCGAAAGCCTGAGGAAATAAATATCTTCAGTGGAGTGACTAAGAACTACCTCTTTATGGGAATAATAGGAATTACATTAGTACTTCAG ATACTGATCATTATGTTCCTCGGAAAGTTTACAAAAACAGTGAGACTATCATGGCAGCAATGGCTTATATGCTTGGGTATTGCCATTGTCAG TTGGCCTCTTGCTGTTATTGGAAAACTAATTCCGGTCTCGAAGACACCATTGGGCGAGTACTTCAGTCGGCCAATTAAGCGATGCAGAAATTCTCGTAACTCCTAA